The genomic DNA TTGACCTCGTCGCCGCGCTGGAGGACGTGGACGGGCTTGTCCATCCCGACCAGCATCGGACCGATGGCCTCCGCGCCGCCGAGGCGCTGGAGGAGCTTGTACGCGATGTTGCCGGCTTCGAGGTTCGGGAAGACGAGGACGTTCGCCGGTTCGTCCAGCTCGGCGAACTCGTAGTCCCCCTCGAGCATCTCCTCGACGACGGCGGTGTCGGCCTGCATCTCGCCGTCGACCGGGAAATCGACCTCGTCGTCGGCGTGGAGCATCTGCGCGGCCTCGCGGGGCTTGCGGGTGCCCTCGTTGTCGACGGAACCGAAGTCCGAGTACGACAGCAGCGCGGCGCGGGGCTCGATGTTGAAGCGGCGGGCGAGTTTCGCGGTCTGCTTGGTGACCTCCGCGAGCACCTCCTCGTCCGGGCTCTGGTTGACGGTCGCGTCGGCACAGAAGATGACGCGGTTCTTGAACGTGAGCATGTAGACGCCGGCGGCGTAGTCGGCGTCGTCGTCGGTGCCGATGACCTGCAGCGGCGGGCGCAGGGCGGAGGGGTAGTGGTGCATCAGGCCCGTCAGCATCGCGTCGGCGTCGCCCATCTCCACCATCACGCTGCCGAGGTAGTTGCCGTCCTGGATGAGCTCGTCGGCCTCCCGGCGAGTGATGCCCTTCCGGCGGCGGAGCTGGTGGAGGCGCTCGGCGTACGCGTCGAGGTTCCCCTCCTCGGGGTCGACGATCTCGGGCGAGAAGTCCAGGCCCAGCCGTTCGGCGGTGGCCCAGATGTCGTCCCGGTCGCCGATGAGGACGGGCTCGGCGATGCCCTGCTCGTCCAGCTGGAACGCGGCGCGGACCATCTTCTCGTCGTCGCCCTCCGCGAGCACGACGCGCTTGGGCTCGCTCTTTGCCTTGTTGAGGACGACCCGCATCATCTCGCGGGACTTGCCCAGCCGGGCCTCGAGCCGCTCGACGTACTTCTCTCGGTCGAGTTCCTTCCGGGCGCTCCCGGATTCGACGGCGGCGTCCGCGACGGCGGGCGCCACCTCGAACAGCACCCGCGGGTCCAGCGGCTTCGGGATGATGTACTCCGGGCCGAACTGGAGCGGTTCGTCGCCGTACGCCTTCACGACGGCGTCGGGCACGTCCTGCCGGGCGAGGTCGGCCAGCGCCTCGGCCGCGGCGACCTTCATCTCCTCGTTGATCTCGGTGGCGCGCACGTCGAGTGCGCCCCGGAAGATGAACGGGAACCCGAGGACGTTGTTCACCTGGTTGGGGTAGTCGGACCGCCCGGTCGCCATGATGACGGTGTCGTCGCGGGCGTCCTTCGCGTCCTCGTAGCTGATCTCGGGGTCCGGGTTCGCCATCGCGAACACGATGGGGTCCGAGGCCATCGACCGGACCATCTCCTGACTGACGAGGCCGCCGATGGAGAGCCCGACGAACACGTCGGCACCCTCCATCGCGTCCGCGAGGTCGCCCCCTGGTCGGTCGCTGGCGAACTCCTGTTTGAACTCGTTGACGTCGCCGGCGTCGGCGCGCTCCTGGGTGATGATGCCCGAGGAGTCACACATCGTGATGTT from Haloglomus litoreum includes the following:
- a CDS encoding NADP-dependent malic enzyme; the encoded protein is MGLDEDSLEYHERDPPGKLEISTTKPTNTQRDLSLAYSPGVAAPCRRIRDNPDDAFTYTAKGNMVGVVSNGTAVLGLGDIGAQASKPVMEGKGVLFKRFADIDVFDIELDQDDPEDIIQSVSAMEPTFGGINLEDIKAPECFEVEERLREEMDIPVFHDDQHGTAIISGAALVNAADIAGKDLADLDIVFSGAGASAIATARFYVSLGAKRENITMCDSSGIITQERADAGDVNEFKQEFASDRPGGDLADAMEGADVFVGLSIGGLVSQEMVRSMASDPIVFAMANPDPEISYEDAKDARDDTVIMATGRSDYPNQVNNVLGFPFIFRGALDVRATEINEEMKVAAAEALADLARQDVPDAVVKAYGDEPLQFGPEYIIPKPLDPRVLFEVAPAVADAAVESGSARKELDREKYVERLEARLGKSREMMRVVLNKAKSEPKRVVLAEGDDEKMVRAAFQLDEQGIAEPVLIGDRDDIWATAERLGLDFSPEIVDPEEGNLDAYAERLHQLRRRKGITRREADELIQDGNYLGSVMVEMGDADAMLTGLMHHYPSALRPPLQVIGTDDDADYAAGVYMLTFKNRVIFCADATVNQSPDEEVLAEVTKQTAKLARRFNIEPRAALLSYSDFGSVDNEGTRKPREAAQMLHADDEVDFPVDGEMQADTAVVEEMLEGDYEFAELDEPANVLVFPNLEAGNIAYKLLQRLGGAEAIGPMLVGMDKPVHVLQRGDEVKDIVNLAGVAVVDAQEE